A section of the Terriglobia bacterium genome encodes:
- a CDS encoding ABC transporter permease, translated as MGTLFQDLRYGLRMFSKNRGFTLVAVFTLALGIGANTAIFSVVNAVLLRRLPYPDPDRIVTINDLGYLDRLSASNSDHLSWKDHVQSFESVASYQVGEVNLTGGDEPERVLTAQVTRDFFRVLGVRASLGRDFSSEPTGGAPDIVLSDGLWRRQYGADPNLIGKSVILNARVVTVRGIMPPRVEFPEGVNAWVLPGTGNDTIIRQVILPRPIARLKRTLSLAQAQAEMDAITARAQADDPSLKTKSGTLLTPLQVSLARGSRTALLVLLGAVGFVLLIACANLANLLLARGAQRTREFAIRIALGASRLQLIRQLLTESVLLSLAGGVLGVFMAEWGVTLMLSFLPIDLPRINPIEIDGWVLGATALLAVAVGLLFGLAPSIIASKPDLTQCLKEGSQSPASRPRRRLQGALLVSEVGLAFVLLIGAGLMIRTMLRLLGVDPGFQARRVLTLDISLPTSKYIHPSQISSYYKQVLIRIEALPAVLSAGAVTHLPLAGGDDALFPIRPEGRSGPIEAYAPYRTVTPAYFSTLEIPLLRGRFFSAQDAQSETKRAIVNDALARRLWPGEDPIGKHIKLIDEYEVVGEVGAVRDYDLQDSGGPLLYVSMQQSPSPAMSLVIRTSGDPTPLISTIRGQVLAVDKDQPVSKITTMDRVILNSISSQRSHMLLLTFFAALALVLAAVGVYGLVAYQVAQRTHELGVRRALGALPGDVLWLVVREGVTRVAIGVLLGFAVALGLSRVIANFLFGVTPTDPLTFIFVSLVLIAAALVACYVPAHRATKVDPAMALRYE; from the coding sequence ATGGGAACTCTGTTCCAAGACCTCCGTTACGGGCTTCGAATGTTTTCCAAGAATCGGGGCTTCACCCTTGTGGCGGTCTTCACCCTGGCGCTGGGCATCGGCGCTAACACAGCGATCTTCAGCGTGGTGAACGCCGTGCTCTTGCGTCGGTTGCCATATCCGGACCCTGACAGAATCGTCACCATCAACGACCTGGGTTACCTGGACCGTCTCTCAGCATCCAATTCCGATCATTTGAGTTGGAAGGACCACGTTCAGTCGTTTGAAAGTGTGGCATCGTATCAAGTCGGCGAAGTGAACCTGACGGGAGGGGACGAGCCGGAACGAGTGCTGACTGCGCAGGTGACGCGCGATTTCTTTCGTGTCCTCGGGGTGAGGGCCTCCCTGGGCCGGGATTTTTCTTCCGAACCCACCGGCGGCGCGCCGGACATCGTGCTCAGCGATGGATTGTGGCGACGCCAATATGGAGCGGACCCCAATCTTATCGGGAAGTCGGTGATACTCAATGCCAGGGTAGTCACGGTGCGGGGTATCATGCCGCCGCGGGTAGAGTTCCCAGAAGGAGTCAATGCCTGGGTCCTCCCCGGAACGGGCAACGACACGATCATCCGACAAGTCATACTCCCTCGCCCGATTGCCCGGCTCAAACGAACGTTGTCTCTGGCCCAGGCGCAAGCTGAAATGGACGCGATCACAGCACGGGCACAGGCCGACGATCCGAGCCTAAAGACCAAGTCTGGAACCCTGCTGACCCCCTTGCAGGTCAGCTTGGCGCGCGGCAGTCGGACTGCGCTGCTCGTTTTGTTGGGAGCAGTCGGATTTGTGCTGTTGATCGCTTGTGCCAACCTCGCCAATCTACTGCTTGCCCGTGGGGCCCAACGAACCCGGGAGTTTGCCATTCGAATTGCCCTCGGCGCCAGCCGCCTTCAGTTGATCAGGCAATTGCTCACGGAGAGCGTTTTGCTTTCTCTGGCAGGGGGAGTACTGGGTGTGTTCATGGCGGAGTGGGGCGTCACTCTCATGCTGTCGTTCCTTCCCATCGACCTGCCCAGGATAAATCCTATTGAGATCGATGGCTGGGTGCTGGGGGCAACGGCGTTGCTCGCGGTGGCGGTCGGGCTCTTATTCGGGCTGGCTCCATCGATCATTGCCTCCAAGCCTGACCTCACTCAATGTCTGAAGGAAGGCTCACAATCCCCCGCAAGCCGCCCGCGTCGGCGGCTCCAGGGCGCCCTTCTGGTCTCTGAGGTGGGGCTGGCATTCGTTCTGCTGATCGGGGCGGGGCTGATGATCCGGACCATGCTGCGTCTGCTCGGGGTCGATCCGGGTTTTCAGGCAAGACGGGTTCTGACGCTGGACATTTCACTGCCTACTTCGAAATATATCCACCCCTCTCAGATCAGTTCTTATTACAAGCAAGTGCTCATCCGGATTGAAGCCCTGCCCGCAGTACTCTCTGCTGGGGCGGTGACCCATCTCCCTCTGGCCGGCGGCGATGACGCTCTCTTTCCAATCCGCCCGGAAGGACGTTCCGGACCGATCGAAGCTTATGCCCCCTATCGCACTGTGACTCCGGCTTATTTTTCAACCTTGGAAATTCCACTGCTGCGAGGCCGTTTCTTCAGCGCCCAGGATGCTCAAAGCGAAACGAAGCGCGCGATCGTGAACGATGCCCTGGCACGCCGCTTATGGCCGGGCGAGGATCCGATTGGAAAACATATTAAACTCATTGACGAATACGAAGTTGTCGGAGAGGTCGGGGCGGTCAGAGATTACGACCTTCAAGATTCCGGGGGGCCATTGTTGTATGTCTCAATGCAGCAAAGCCCGTCACCTGCGATGAGCCTTGTCATTCGGACTTCAGGTGATCCTACCCCACTGATTTCGACCATCCGGGGCCAAGTTTTGGCAGTCGATAAGGATCAGCCCGTGTCGAAAATCACGACGATGGATCGTGTCATTCTCAACTCCATCTCGTCGCAGCGATCACACATGCTTTTGTTGACCTTTTTTGCGGCGCTGGCCCTTGTCCTCGCAGCCGTGGGTGTCTATGGGCTCGTTGCCTACCAGGTGGCGCAGCGCACCCATGAACTTGGCGTTCGTCGGGCGCTCGGCGCGCTGCCAGGGGATGTGCTATGGCTCGTGGTCCGCGAAGGGGTGACGCGGGTGGCGATAGGAGTCCTCCTTGGCTTCGCTGTCGCGCTGGGTCTGAGCCGCGTCATCGCCAATTTCTTGTTTGGGGTGACGCCGACCGATCCTCTGACCTTCATCTTCGTCTCCCTCGTGCTGATTGCGGCGGCGCTCGTCGCCTGCTACGTCCCGGCTCACCGGGCGACGAAGGTCGATCCGGCGATGGCGCTGAGGTACGAGTAG
- a CDS encoding methyltransferase domain-containing protein, with translation MRCNGKNACRFRFHLLLLIAAFSVSCGLFSQDSGPKRDEWQHPQVVMDALHIDPGKIVADVGAGEGYFTFHLAERVGPRGKVYAEDIRNDDVEEIRRLAEEKHLTQIEALHGEPGDPKLPENSLDVVLVMNSYHEFRSYDAMLQAIFKALKPDGLLAIIDSPTPPGSSRSDYYPRHRIPEELVREDVAHAGFQFLRKEPGFTNPANKKDFYFLIFEKPKQRAGIADFEIRIAETQALPMLLFQNPKSAIHNGECSHDFSRYSRVSND, from the coding sequence ATGAGATGCAACGGTAAGAATGCATGCAGATTCCGATTCCATCTTCTCCTGCTGATCGCAGCCTTTTCGGTCTCTTGTGGACTCTTTTCGCAGGATAGCGGGCCAAAGCGAGATGAGTGGCAACACCCGCAAGTGGTGATGGATGCGCTGCACATTGATCCCGGGAAAATTGTCGCCGACGTCGGGGCCGGAGAAGGGTATTTCACGTTTCATCTGGCAGAGCGCGTCGGGCCCCGGGGCAAGGTCTATGCGGAGGATATTAGGAACGATGACGTGGAGGAGATCCGTCGGCTGGCTGAGGAAAAGCACCTCACCCAGATTGAAGCCCTGCACGGTGAACCGGGCGATCCCAAATTACCCGAAAACTCGTTGGACGTTGTCCTTGTTATGAACTCCTACCACGAATTTCGATCCTACGATGCCATGCTGCAAGCCATCTTCAAGGCGCTGAAGCCGGACGGACTGCTCGCAATCATCGACTCCCCCACCCCTCCAGGTAGTTCCCGCTCCGACTATTACCCCCGACACCGTATTCCCGAGGAATTGGTCCGAGAAGACGTCGCCCACGCCGGGTTTCAATTTCTCCGCAAGGAGCCGGGCTTCACAAATCCGGCGAACAAAAAGGATTTCTATTTCTTGATTTTCGAGAAACCCAAGCAACGTGCGGGAATTGCGGATTTCGAAATTCGGATTGCGGAGACTCAGGCACTTCCAATGCTTCTATTCCAGAATCCGAAATCCGCAATCCACAATGGTGAATGTAGTCACGACTTCAGTCGTTACTCCAGGGTTAGTAACGACTGA
- a CDS encoding quinone oxidoreductase, with protein MKAILVRNNGGPEVLKYEEVPTPSPKAGEALVKTEAIGVNFIDVYHRMGLYPLTLPTVIGMEASGRVEALGPGVSEVAVGDRVAYAMTSGSYAEYALVPAGRLVKLPERIDAQQGAAAMLQGMTAHYLTTSTYPLKKGDTALIHAAAGGVGLLLIQRASRIGARAIGTVSTEAKAQLAREAGADEVILYTQRDFEQEVKRLTDGRGVQVTYDSVGKDTYLKSLNCLAPRGMLALYGQSSGPVPAFDPSLLAKGGSLFMTRPSLANYAATREELLWRAGEVLRWVESGELKLRIGATYALKDAADAHRELEARKTTGKVLLLP; from the coding sequence ATGAAAGCTATTCTCGTCCGCAACAACGGTGGACCTGAAGTTTTAAAGTATGAAGAGGTGCCCACGCCGAGCCCGAAGGCGGGAGAGGCTCTCGTAAAAACCGAAGCGATTGGAGTGAACTTCATTGACGTTTACCATCGGATGGGTCTCTACCCATTGACTCTTCCAACAGTGATTGGAATGGAGGCTTCCGGGCGAGTGGAGGCGTTGGGACCCGGCGTGTCCGAAGTGGCCGTGGGTGACCGCGTGGCGTACGCGATGACCTCGGGCTCATACGCCGAGTACGCCCTGGTGCCGGCAGGGCGGCTCGTCAAACTCCCGGAGAGAATCGATGCTCAACAGGGGGCCGCAGCCATGTTACAGGGGATGACGGCGCATTACCTTACCACCTCGACCTACCCGTTGAAGAAGGGAGACACCGCCCTGATCCATGCCGCCGCCGGGGGAGTTGGACTCCTGCTTATTCAGCGGGCCAGTCGAATCGGCGCCAGGGCGATTGGAACCGTCTCCACCGAAGCCAAAGCCCAGCTCGCCCGCGAAGCGGGGGCGGATGAGGTGATCCTTTACACCCAACGGGATTTTGAGCAAGAGGTGAAACGTCTGACGGATGGTCGCGGTGTGCAGGTCACCTATGATTCGGTGGGGAAAGACACGTATTTGAAAAGCCTGAATTGTCTTGCTCCGCGAGGGATGTTGGCCCTGTACGGTCAATCCAGCGGACCCGTTCCGGCGTTTGATCCTTCCTTGCTTGCAAAGGGGGGATCACTCTTCATGACCCGGCCCAGCCTCGCGAATTACGCGGCAACCCGGGAAGAATTGTTATGGCGTGCCGGCGAGGTGCTGCGCTGGGTGGAATCCGGGGAATTGAAATTGAGGATAGGTGCAACCTATGCGTTGAAAGACGCAGCGGATGCACACCGTGAGCTCGAAGCGAGAAAGACGACGGGGAAGGTGTTGCTTCTCCCCTAA
- a CDS encoding class I SAM-dependent methyltransferase: MKMTATQQAFNQSRVETFLGKAVNDFGAAVSAALVVIGDKLGLYKAMAGAPPMTPGELAQRTGTDERYVRDWLINQAAGGYIDYNPATRRYSLPPEHALALADDRSPFFVCGGFQVITAMMKSSGRIAEAFQTGRGMFWGEHDNDLFEGTERFFRPGYAANLISNWVPALDGVKAKLEAGARVADIGCGHGASTLIMAQAFPKSRFFGFDNHAPSITHARKAAFTAGVADRVTFDIAGATNFPGSGYDLVAFFDCLHDLGEPAGSLKRALDTLSPEGTVLIVEPMASENVEGNFNPVGRVFSGASVLCCTPNAIASGQTALGTIATEEQLRMVVTSAGFTRFRRATETPFNRVFEARP, from the coding sequence ATGAAAATGACAGCAACTCAGCAGGCCTTCAATCAATCGAGGGTTGAAACGTTTTTGGGCAAAGCCGTCAATGACTTTGGCGCCGCGGTGAGCGCAGCCCTGGTGGTCATTGGCGATAAGCTTGGGCTCTACAAGGCGATGGCAGGAGCGCCGCCGATGACTCCCGGAGAACTCGCCCAAAGAACCGGAACGGACGAGCGTTATGTTCGGGACTGGCTCATCAATCAAGCAGCAGGCGGGTATATTGATTACAACCCGGCGACCAGGCGCTATTCGCTGCCTCCCGAACACGCCCTGGCCCTTGCCGACGACCGTAGCCCGTTCTTTGTTTGCGGCGGCTTCCAGGTGATCACCGCCATGATGAAGTCCAGCGGGCGCATCGCCGAAGCCTTTCAGACCGGCAGGGGTATGTTCTGGGGTGAGCACGATAATGACCTCTTTGAAGGAACAGAACGATTCTTCCGTCCCGGTTATGCTGCGAACCTCATTTCAAACTGGGTCCCGGCGCTGGACGGCGTCAAAGCGAAACTGGAAGCGGGCGCCAGAGTAGCCGACATAGGCTGCGGGCATGGCGCCTCCACCCTCATCATGGCCCAGGCCTTTCCAAAGTCCCGATTCTTCGGCTTCGACAATCACGCCCCTTCCATCACCCATGCCCGCAAGGCCGCCTTCACCGCCGGCGTTGCTGATCGGGTCACATTCGACATCGCAGGTGCGACCAATTTCCCCGGCTCGGGTTACGATCTGGTCGCATTTTTTGATTGCCTCCACGATCTCGGCGAACCTGCCGGTTCGCTGAAACGGGCCCTGGACACCTTGAGCCCGGAGGGAACGGTGCTCATCGTGGAACCGATGGCCTCAGAAAATGTGGAGGGCAACTTCAATCCGGTGGGACGGGTGTTCTCCGGGGCTTCAGTACTCTGCTGTACTCCCAATGCTATTGCCTCGGGTCAGACTGCGTTGGGCACGATCGCCACAGAGGAACAGCTCCGAATGGTGGTCACCTCCGCCGGCTTCACCCGGTTTCGCCGCGCCACTGAAACGCCGTTTAACCGCGTCTTTGAAGCCCGTCCCTGA
- a CDS encoding ABC transporter ATP-binding protein, translating to MIANNVLIKLEGVTKVFFTDEVETHALSGIHLDIHSGEYVAIAGPSGCGKSTLLSILGLLDTPTEGHYTLNATPVEALKPSERARIRNQEVGFIFQSFNLIGDLTVYENVELPLTYRGMRAVERRERAKEALEKVGMGHRSKHLPSQLSGGQQQRVAVARALVGRPSILLADEPTGNLDSKNGEAVMELLRQLHRDGATICMVTHDARFAAHADRSVHLFDGRVVEESMEAESV from the coding sequence ATGATCGCCAACAACGTTTTGATTAAGCTGGAAGGTGTCACAAAAGTATTCTTCACCGACGAGGTGGAAACGCATGCCTTGTCGGGGATCCATCTCGACATCCATTCGGGCGAGTACGTTGCGATTGCCGGCCCGTCGGGGTGTGGCAAGTCCACTTTGCTGTCGATCCTGGGGCTGCTCGACACTCCCACGGAAGGTCATTACACCTTGAACGCCACGCCGGTCGAAGCACTGAAGCCTTCGGAGCGGGCCCGCATCCGCAACCAGGAAGTGGGTTTCATTTTCCAGAGTTTCAATCTGATTGGCGACCTGACCGTGTACGAAAACGTGGAATTGCCGCTGACTTATCGGGGAATGCGGGCCGTGGAGCGGCGGGAACGCGCAAAGGAAGCACTCGAGAAGGTGGGGATGGGTCACCGGTCCAAGCACCTGCCGAGCCAGTTGTCGGGTGGGCAACAGCAACGCGTCGCTGTGGCGCGCGCGTTGGTGGGTCGTCCCTCCATCCTGCTGGCGGACGAACCGACCGGAAACCTGGATTCGAAGAACGGCGAAGCCGTCATGGAACTATTGCGGCAACTGCACCGGGACGGGGCGACGATCTGCATGGTGACACACGACGCGCGCTTTGCCGCCCATGCCGACCGCTCCGTACACCTGTTTGACGGCCGCGTGGTGGAAGAAAGCATGGAAGCCGAATCAGTTTGA
- a CDS encoding HlyD family efflux transporter periplasmic adaptor subunit codes for MDIPRKSAARQRLIKRIIYITLAIILISATTVVLSRLKPAAPTVERATVWIDTVKRGPMLRQVRGLGTLVPEEIRWIPASTEGRVERRLVEPGTAVKPSTVLLELSNPSLDQAALDAEMQAKGAEARLADLRVTLQSQLLTQKAGAAQVEADYKQAQLRADTDAELARQGLTADLNRQLSALAADQLANRNRIEKERLAISGESIKAQIAVQQAEVDRLRALAGLKRQQVDQLHVRAGLDGVLQQVPVEIGQQVTAGTNLARVAEPRKLKAELKIAETQAKDVQVGQLASIDTRNGIISGHVIRIDPAVVAGTVTVDVKLEGALPDGARPDLSVEGTIELERLAEVLYVGRPVQGQAFSTVGLFKLVEDGKEAIRVPVKLGRSSVNTIEIVEGLQVGDSVILSDMSAQDRSDRIRLN; via the coding sequence ATGGACATACCAAGGAAGTCGGCAGCACGGCAGCGGCTGATCAAGCGGATTATTTACATTACCCTCGCCATTATACTTATCTCGGCGACGACTGTGGTTTTGTCGCGTTTGAAGCCTGCTGCGCCAACTGTTGAACGCGCGACTGTCTGGATTGATACAGTGAAACGGGGGCCCATGTTGCGCCAGGTTCGAGGTCTGGGAACGCTCGTCCCAGAGGAGATCCGCTGGATCCCCGCCAGCACCGAAGGCAGGGTGGAGCGGCGACTGGTCGAACCCGGGACTGCGGTCAAACCCAGCACGGTGCTTTTGGAACTCAGCAATCCCAGCCTCGATCAAGCCGCACTCGATGCCGAAATGCAGGCCAAAGGTGCCGAGGCGCGGTTGGCTGACTTACGGGTGACCCTCCAGAGCCAGTTGCTGACCCAGAAGGCGGGGGCCGCCCAAGTGGAGGCCGACTACAAGCAGGCGCAATTGAGGGCTGACACCGACGCCGAGCTGGCGCGGCAAGGGCTGACCGCCGATTTGAACCGCCAGTTGTCGGCGCTGGCCGCGGATCAACTCGCGAACCGCAATCGTATTGAAAAGGAGCGATTGGCCATCAGCGGCGAATCAATCAAGGCCCAGATAGCTGTCCAGCAAGCTGAGGTGGACCGGTTGCGCGCCCTGGCCGGCTTGAAACGCCAACAAGTCGATCAGTTGCATGTGCGAGCCGGCCTGGACGGCGTGTTGCAACAAGTTCCCGTGGAAATCGGACAGCAGGTAACTGCGGGGACAAACCTCGCGCGCGTGGCAGAACCCCGGAAATTGAAAGCGGAGTTGAAGATTGCGGAAACACAGGCCAAGGATGTGCAAGTCGGGCAATTGGCATCGATCGATACGCGTAATGGCATCATTTCCGGTCACGTCATACGGATTGATCCGGCGGTTGTGGCGGGAACGGTGACGGTGGATGTGAAACTGGAAGGAGCTCTGCCCGATGGAGCGCGGCCGGATTTGAGCGTGGAAGGGACGATTGAGCTCGAACGGCTTGCGGAGGTCCTCTATGTCGGCCGGCCCGTACAGGGACAAGCCTTCAGCACGGTGGGACTTTTCAAGCTGGTTGAAGATGGCAAGGAAGCGATTCGCGTACCGGTCAAGCTGGGACGCAGTTCGGTCAACACGATCGAAATCGTTGAGGGGTTGCAAGTAGGTGACTCGGTGATTCTCTCCGACATGTCCGCCCAGGACCGGTCGGACCGGATCCGCTTGAATTGA
- a CDS encoding MFS transporter, which produces MKEKAEAVTFRQVLKNKQFFVLWMAQYISNFGDWLAVLALFSLVAFRLHGSPYQVGGIFLAYGIPWALLGPVAGVFVDRWNLKWTMISSDLIRAVLALMLVFAHDLSLLYLLFFGLSAVSCFFMPAQTSAIPVLVSKDELLVANAANTQSIHFNKIISPAVAGFLVAWAGEKVCFYLDALSFVISAALLSRLLLTRVPKDSVRGVRALLGEMREGFRFIWNQPSVRFVTGAMAVTLLAAGAFDALIAVYVRDILHSESQVFGALVALVGLGTIVGALLIGRFAQKWSRAMMVSFGIMGCGVGIFLLAVSATAPVALVSSLALGFAVSAVMIPSQTLVQEETPQAMLGRVSSTGISLMTVFQIVGVSISGKVANWTGVRALYDLIAVFLVVMGAAGYLHLRTRGVTDPKASTPEGLVSE; this is translated from the coding sequence ATGAAAGAGAAAGCTGAAGCAGTCACATTTCGTCAGGTCCTGAAGAACAAGCAGTTCTTCGTGCTCTGGATGGCCCAGTACATCAGCAATTTCGGGGACTGGCTGGCTGTGCTGGCGTTGTTCAGTCTGGTAGCTTTTCGATTGCATGGGTCGCCCTATCAAGTGGGGGGTATCTTCCTTGCCTACGGTATTCCCTGGGCCCTTCTGGGGCCAGTTGCGGGGGTTTTTGTCGATCGCTGGAACCTCAAGTGGACAATGATCTCGAGTGACCTGATTCGCGCAGTTCTGGCGTTGATGCTCGTGTTTGCCCACGACTTGTCGCTGCTCTATCTTCTCTTTTTTGGTTTGAGCGCGGTATCTTGTTTTTTCATGCCCGCCCAAACCTCCGCAATTCCGGTGCTGGTCAGCAAGGATGAATTGCTGGTGGCCAATGCCGCAAATACGCAATCCATTCACTTCAACAAGATCATCAGCCCGGCGGTGGCAGGATTCTTGGTGGCATGGGCGGGAGAGAAGGTTTGTTTCTACCTCGATGCCCTGTCGTTCGTGATTTCGGCGGCGCTTCTTTCAAGGCTTCTTCTGACACGAGTCCCGAAGGATTCCGTCCGAGGGGTCCGAGCCCTGCTTGGAGAAATGCGGGAAGGTTTCCGTTTCATTTGGAACCAACCCTCCGTCCGGTTCGTGACTGGGGCGATGGCTGTGACGCTCCTGGCGGCGGGGGCGTTCGATGCCTTGATCGCCGTTTATGTGCGCGACATCCTGCATTCAGAGTCCCAGGTGTTCGGTGCCCTGGTCGCGCTGGTCGGGCTTGGGACGATCGTCGGCGCCCTACTCATCGGCAGGTTTGCGCAGAAGTGGTCCCGGGCGATGATGGTTTCGTTCGGCATCATGGGATGTGGCGTAGGCATTTTCCTGCTCGCCGTGTCGGCTACTGCGCCGGTCGCCCTGGTCTCGAGCCTCGCACTGGGGTTTGCAGTCAGCGCTGTGATGATCCCATCGCAGACCCTGGTACAGGAAGAAACCCCCCAGGCGATGCTGGGCCGAGTGAGCAGTACCGGCATTTCGTTGATGACCGTTTTCCAGATCGTCGGGGTCTCTATCTCAGGAAAGGTCGCGAACTGGACCGGGGTGCGCGCCCTTTACGACCTCATCGCCGTGTTCCTGGTCGTGATGGGAGCGGCAGGCTACCTGCATCTACGCACTCGCGGCGTGACTGATCCAAAGGCGTCCACTCCGGAAGGACTGGTCTCTGAATGA
- a CDS encoding outer membrane lipoprotein-sorting protein, translating into MFRRLSLSLACLMILALPVCAQTVDEIVNKHIQALGGLEKLKAVKTIRFSGKMQLGQGLEAPAVLEKKRPNNLRMEFTIQGLTAVQAYDGKTGWSLMPFGGKKDPEPMGEDELKAFTEEADFDGPLVDYKEKGNKVELVGKEPVEGTDAYKLKVTLKDGEVDYVYLDTDSYLQLRQESKRTVRGTERESEVNLGDYKEVEGLVLPFSYEMGMKGVPQKQKITIDKVELNPAVEDARFKMPEVKKEEPKPEEKKPVDKKPPEEKK; encoded by the coding sequence ATGTTTCGAAGACTTAGTTTGAGTTTAGCCTGTTTGATGATATTGGCGCTGCCTGTATGCGCCCAAACCGTGGACGAAATCGTCAACAAACACATCCAAGCGCTGGGCGGCTTGGAGAAGCTCAAGGCGGTGAAGACAATTCGTTTCTCAGGCAAGATGCAGCTGGGCCAAGGCCTGGAAGCCCCCGCTGTCCTGGAGAAGAAACGCCCGAACAACCTGCGGATGGAATTCACCATCCAGGGACTCACGGCCGTCCAGGCCTATGACGGGAAGACGGGCTGGTCGCTCATGCCCTTTGGGGGCAAGAAAGATCCCGAACCGATGGGAGAAGATGAACTCAAGGCCTTCACCGAGGAAGCCGATTTTGATGGCCCCCTGGTCGATTACAAGGAGAAAGGCAACAAGGTCGAATTAGTGGGCAAAGAACCGGTGGAGGGGACTGACGCTTACAAACTCAAGGTGACTCTGAAAGACGGAGAGGTCGATTACGTGTACCTCGATACCGATTCCTATCTTCAATTGCGGCAAGAGAGCAAGCGGACCGTCCGAGGAACTGAACGCGAATCAGAAGTCAACCTCGGCGACTACAAGGAAGTGGAAGGCCTCGTGCTTCCGTTCTCTTACGAGATGGGGATGAAAGGGGTGCCCCAAAAACAGAAGATCACGATTGACAAGGTTGAATTGAATCCGGCCGTTGAGGACGCGCGCTTCAAGATGCCCGAAGTGAAGAAGGAGGAGCCCAAGCCGGAAGAGAAGAAGCCCGTGGATAAGAAGCCTCCTGAAGAGAAGAAGTGA